Genomic window (Cystobacter fuscus DSM 2262):
GCGCAGGCGGCGCAGCCACGGGGGAAGGAGGTGGCGCAGCACGTGGCCCGAGGCATGGATGCGCAGGCGTCCCCCGATTTCTCCCGAGCGCAGGGAGCGCTCCAGGGCGGGCAGAGCTTCGTAGAAGGGGGCGATGGCGTCGTAGAGGATGCGGCCCTGGGGGGTGAGGACGACGCGGTCCTTGCCGATGCGCTCGAAGAGGCGCACGCCGAGCTCGGCTTCCAGCCGTCGCACCTGCTGGTGCACGCCGGGTTGGGTGATGGGGTAGGGAAAGGCGCGGGCCGCGCGGGCGTACCCTTCACATCGCGCGACCCAGTAGAAGCCCTCGAGGCGCTGGAGCTGAATCATACACGGCAGCTTATCGATGGTTGGGCTCTTCGTTCCATGCGGTTTGCGATGGAGATCGGTAGGGTGTTGTTCATCCGGCGCACCAACACGGGGCGCCCCCGAACGAACGGAGCGAACCATGTCCCGCCAATCAGCCAATGCCTCGCAGGATCACAGTGGAGCCTGGGTCATCCAGACGTGGATGTCGTTCATCCTGTCGGTGGCGGTGACGTCGCTGGGCATCTACCACCTGCCGGTGGACGGCTGGCAGAAGGCTTTCCTGGGCATGGGGTTGCTCTTCACGGTGGGCTCCACGTTCACGCTGTCCAAGACGGTGCGAGACCAGCACGAGCAGCAG
Coding sequences:
- a CDS encoding YiaA/YiaB family inner membrane protein, yielding MSRQSANASQDHSGAWVIQTWMSFILSVAVTSLGIYHLPVDGWQKAFLGMGLLFTVGSTFTLSKTVRDQHEQQRLTARIDEARVTKLLAEVDPVVLK